The following coding sequences lie in one Syngnathus scovelli strain Florida chromosome 1, RoL_Ssco_1.2, whole genome shotgun sequence genomic window:
- the LOC125989181 gene encoding uncharacterized protein codes for MKLVTIILLLCVHSADSADCEGGKNLLVFCPTGNDLKITISTGETVEWKFNDGELPNGNSVDTTDSSKRVMTLPTLAAEHTGLYTARYSPSMTEKFTIIVGAVTCTKDVTCEVGKGASIKLESGLTGTLSWTFTAATAGATEEAVNEAEKFTTNDKEVLGLFNVTTSGKYKAKLSPDTDEFPVTVSERARVSSVKIESQGGKARVCPSAEVIFECTVTGDVKSYSWTKDNTAVDTNKVTVAAKKLTISSVTPDHAGSYACKALGYFSDALVASSGLALEVQDTQVSNVRITRKGSVLTCEATGAVKNFEWEMEDGTKVSSQHGVVGNVKSQLNLTLKAKGNFVCKAIGCDDKGVKSDVCVVGEDHGDNKANGGLAPPPTTSEGLPGRGPQGASISVALLLISVLVELYVMML; via the exons ATGAAGCTCGTGACCATCATCTTGCTCCTCTGCGTCCACTCGGCAG ATTCGGCAGACTGCGAAGGCGGGAAGAATCTGCTGGTGTTCTGCCCAACAGGCAACGATCTCAAAATAACAATCAGCACCGGTGAGACTGTCGAATGGAAGTTCAATGACGGCGAGCTCCCAAATGGAAACTCTGTAGATACAACAGACTCATCCAAACGGGTTATGACATTGCCCACCCTGGCAGCAGAGCACACTGGCTTGTACACGGCCAGATACTCCCCGAGCATGACCGAAAAGTTCACCATCATTGTTGGTGCCG TCACGTGCACCAAAGACGTGACGTGCGAGGTCGGGAAGGGTGCCTCCATCAAATTGGAGTCCGGGCTGACAGGAACTCTGTCCTGGACCTTTACGGCGGCAACTGCTGGTGCTACTGAAGAAGCTGTCAATGAGGCTGAGAAGTTCACGACGAACGACAAGGAAGTGTTGGGCCTCTTCAACGTGACAACGAGCGGGAAGTACAAGGCCAAGTTGTCACCAGACACAGATGAATTTCCAGTCACTGTCAGCGAGCGAG CTCGTGTCTCCAGCGTCAAAATCGAGAGCCAAGGGGGCAAAGCTCGCGTGTGTCCAAGCGCCGAGGTGATCTTTGAGTGCACGGTCACCGGTGATGTCAAATCCTACTCTTGGACCAAGGATAATACGGCTGTCGACACTAATAAGGTCACCGTCGCTGCCAAGAAGTTGACCATCTCGAGTGTGACTCCTGACCACGCCGGTAGTTATGCTTGCAAGGCCCTGGGCTACTTCAGTGATGCTCTGGTGGCTAGCTCCGGCCTAGCTCTCGAGGTCCAAG ATACCCAAGTCTCCAACGTCCGCATCACCAGGAAGGGGAGCGTCCTCACGTGTGAGGCCACCGGTGCCGTCAAGAACTTCGAGTGGGAGATGGAGGATGGGACGAAAGTCTCTTCACAGCACGGCGTAGTGGGCAATGTTAAGTCACAGTTGAATTTGACCCTGAAGGCCAAAGGCAACTTTGTTTGCAAGGCCATCGGCTGCGATGATAAGGGCGTCAAGTCCGACGTCTGTGTCGTCGGCGAGGACCACGGCGACAACAAGGCTAACGGAG GTTTGGCCCCACCCCCCACCACATCAGAGGGCCTCCCAGGAAGGGGCCCCCAGGGCGCGTCCATCTCCGTCGCTCTGCTGCTGATAAGCGTCCTCGTTGAGCTCTACGTGATGATGCTGTAg